The Mycolicibacterium mucogenicum DSM 44124 genomic sequence CCGCGGCGTCGATCCCGTTGCGCTGGAACGGCTTCGCATGGAGCACACCGTCGCCGGCTACGACGCGGGGGACCGCAGCGCGCTGTCGGTGCTGGCCTATGTGTTGTTCCAGGAACTGGCCACGCGCGTCTCGCACCGCAACACCGGCCGGGCGTCGGGCTGCCCGCTGGCCGACCAGCTCCTGGCCCGCATCGCCGCCGACGAGAACCTGCACATGGTCTTCTACCGGAACCTCATGGCCGCGGCGCTCGACATCGCGCCCGATGACGCGATGGTCGCCATCCGGGACGAGGTCATCAACTTCGCCATGCCGGGCCTAGGCATGTCCGACTTTGCGAAGAATGCCCTCACCATCGCCAAGGCCGGCATCTACGACCTGCGCATCCACCACGACGACGTGCTGGTGCCGGTGCTGCGCTTCTGGAACATCTTCGAGCGCAACGATTTCGGCGCGGTCGGTGAACGGGCCCGCGAGGAAATGATCGGGTTCCTCGGGATGCTCGACGAGCGCGCGCGGTTCTACGAGGAGAAGCGCAAACTGGCCGCCACGGCCGGCTGAGCGACTATCCGGGGAGCCGGATCACCTGGGCGGCGTAGGCCAGGCCCGCGCCGTAGCCCAGGAGCAGCGCCACGCTGCCGGGCTTGGCCTCGCCGGTGTCCAGCAGCGTGTACATCGCCAGTGGAATCGACGCGGCCGAGGTGTTGCCGGCATCCTGGATATCTTGAGCGACAACGGTTTCCGGATTGAGTCCGAGTCCCTTGGTGAGCAGCTCATTGATCCGGCCGTTGGCCTGATGGGGGATGAACACGTCGATGTCGTCGACCGTCAGGCCCGCGGCCGCGATGGCGCGCTTGCCGACGTCGACCATCTGGAAGGCCGCCCAGCGGAAGACGGTCTGGCCTTCCATGCGCAGGAAAGGCCTTGGGCCGGAAGGGTTCTCGGTGTAGTCGATCCAACTGAGGTCCTGCACGATGGCACTCGACTGCTCGCCGTCGCTGCCGGCGACGGTGGGCCCGATGCCCTGCTCCTCGGTCGGTCCGACGACCACCGCGGCGGCGCCGTCGGCGAAGATGAAAGCGTTGCTGCGGTCGGTCATGTCGATGGCGTCGGACAGCTTCTCCGAGCCCACCACGAGGATGCGACGCGCGCTACCGGCCCGGATCATGTCGGCGGCCACGCCCAGCGAGTAGCCGAATCCCGCGCAGCCCGCGGCGATGTCGAAGGCCGGAATGCCCTGTGCGCCAATCTCGGTGGCGACCTGCGGCCCGCACGGCGGGGTGTTGCGGAAGTTGGTGCTGGTGGCCACGATGACGGCGTCGATGTCCGAACCGGACAGCTCCGCCGCGGCACAGGCGCGCCGTCCGGCCTCGCATGCCATCGTGACGGCGGACTCGTCGGGGCCGGCGAACCGGCGGTTCTTGATGCCCGTCCGGGAGTAGATCCACTCATCCGACGAATCGATGGTCTCGCAGATTTCGTCGTTGGTGACGACGCGGCCGGGGCGGTAGGCCGCCACGCTCAGCAGGCCGACGTTCTGTGCGCCGCTGCGCGTATGGATATGTGTCACTTGTGGATTCCTGTCGGACGGGGGAGGCTCAGCGCCCAGCCGGGTCGAGCCCGAGCGACATACCGGCCAGTCCGCGCTTGCGGCTGGACAGTTTGTCGGCGATGCCGCGCAACGCGGCGCCGGCGGCGGTGTCCGGTCCGGACAACACCAGGGGGACACCGGTGTCGCCGGCGCTCACGAGCTGCGGGTCCAGGGGGACCTGGCCCAGCAACGGAACCTCGGCACCGACTGTGCGCGTGAGGCTTTCGGCGACCTGTGCGCCGCCGCCCTCGCCGAACAGCTGCATCGTGGTGCCGTCGGGCAGGGTCAGTCCGGACATGTTCTCGACCACGCCGACGATGCGCTGACGGGTCTGGACCGCAATGGCGCCGGCGCGCTCGGCGACCTCGGCGGCGGCCATCTGCGGTGTGGTGACGACGAGAATCTCGGCGCCGGGGATCAACTGCGCCACCGAGATGGCGATGTCGCCGGTGCCGGGCGGCAGGTCGAGCAGCAGGACGTCGAGGTCACCCCAGTACACGTCGGCCAGGAACTGCTGCAGCGCGCGGTGCAGCATCGGCCCGCGCCACACCACCGGGGTGTTGCCCTGGGTGAACATCGCGATGGAGATGACCTTCACATCGTGCGAAACCGGCGGCAGGATCATCGAATCCACCTGGGTGGGGCGATCTTGCACGCCCATCATCCGGGGCACCGAGTGGCCGTAGATGTCGGCGTCGAGGAGGCCGACCGACAGGCCCTTGGCGGCCAGCGCGGCCGCCAGGTTGACTGTCACGCTGGACTTGCCGACGCCACCCTTGCCCGACGCCACCGCGTACACCCGGGTCAACGAGCCGGGCTGGGCGAACGGGATGACCGGTTCCTTGTCGTCGCCGCGCAGCAGCTTGCGCAGTTCGGCGCGCTGCTCGTCGTTCATCACGTCGAGGGTGACCTTGACGGCCCCGGTGCCCGGCACGTCGGTGACGGCCGCGGTGACCCGATCGCTGATCTCGGTCTTCTTCGGGCAGGCCGACGTGGTCAGGTAGATCTCGACGTGCACCGCGCCGTCGGACTCGACCGTCACGTCCTTGACCATCCCGACCTCGGTGATCGGACGGCGCAGTTCAGGATCGATGACTTTGCCCAGTGCGGCGCGCACGGCGGCTTTCAGCTCAGCAGACATTACTCGCGAGTTTATAGCTGCCGGTCAGCGCGCCGGCAGCTGGTCACGGTAGGACCGGGAACGCGGGCGGCGGCGGACCCATGGCTTCCGCGGGCAGCGGGCCGGCCGGGGCCGGTGCTGCCGGGACGGCTGCCGGGCCGGGCGTGGGTCCCGGTGCGGCGCCGACCGGGCCGGCGGCCGGGGTGCCGACGCCCACCGCGGTGACCGGGATCGGTCCCGGACCAGCCGGTGCCGGCGCGACGGGCGCGGGTGCGGGTGCGAGCGGGGCCGGCGGCAACTGGAACGGCGGCAGGCCGAACGGGTTCGGCGCCGGTGCGTCCAGTGCCGGTGCGTCCGGGGCGGGGATGGGCACAGCGCTCGGCGCGGGGCCGCCCTGCAGGCAGAACACCGCGCAGTTCTGTTTCGGTTCGGCGGGCCCGGGCAGCGGACCCATGCGCCCCATCTGCAGCGCGGGCGTCATCGCGAGCGGGTCGTCGGACGGCAGTCCCATCGCGTTGATCGGCAGCCCCGGCCCGAGCCCCTCGGGGTTGTCGAGGTGCTGGTCGCCGATGGCGGGCGGCGGGCCGACGATCGGCGGCAGGTCGACCGGCGCGATACCGGTGACATAGGCCTTGGCCCAGCCCAGCACGTTCTGGGCGTAGGGCATCGAGTTGTTGTAGCGCAGGATCGCGGTCAGCACCTGGGACGGATCACGCAGGTTCAGCCCGCCGCTGCACAGGTACCGGGCCGCGGCCAGGGAGGCGTCGTAGACGTTCTGCACGTCGGGCTTGCCGTCGCCGATGGCGTCCGAGGCGTACCGGGCCCAGGTGCCGGGCAGGAACTGCATGGGTCCCAGCGCCCGGGCGTAGGTCACCCGCCCGGCGGAGATGCTCTGCACGATGACCTCGTTGCCGGCCAGCGTGCCGTCGAGGACGGGCCCGAGGATCGGGGTGAGCGCGGTACCCCGCGCGTCGGTGGCGCCGCTGTTGGCGTGGCCGGACTCGATGCGGCCGATACCGGCCAGCAGGTTCCAGCTGATACCGCAGCCCGGTGCGTTGGTCGCCATGATCTTCTCGGCGGTGCGGTACGCGTTGAGCACGACGGGCGGGATCCGCAGCCCGCCGGGAGCCATCACGAGCGACGCCGGCGGCGGCGACAGGGCGGTGGTGGGATCCATGTGCAGCGCGCGGGGAACCTGATCGGACGCGACGACCGTCATCCCGGCCCGATTGCGGGGGCCGGGGGTCGTGGGTGTGACGGCCGCCAGCGGCGTGACGCCCGCGGTGGCGGTGTTGTGGACGGTTGTTTGCCGAGTCGGCGCCGAACCGCCGACGGCAAGCATCAGGACGAGTGGCGCGACGACCGCGACACCGGCCAGCGGCCGGCGCAGCGCCTTGGCGATCTGCCGGCGACGGCCGGGCTCGGCTTCGGAGGCGGCGTCGCTGTCATCACCAACGGCGACGTCGTAATCCTCGATGACGTCGTCGACCGGCTGGCCATCGCCGGGAAGTGCGTGGAATTCAGTAGTAGGCGCAGCGTTGTCCGCGGAATCAGCGGTGTCGCCCCCGATGTGCACTAAGCCATCCTATGAAAGTGGAATACCGGAGTGACCCCGGTGACATGTGTTGTGA encodes the following:
- a CDS encoding Mrp/NBP35 family ATP-binding protein — encoded protein: MSAELKAAVRAALGKVIDPELRRPITEVGMVKDVTVESDGAVHVEIYLTTSACPKKTEISDRVTAAVTDVPGTGAVKVTLDVMNDEQRAELRKLLRGDDKEPVIPFAQPGSLTRVYAVASGKGGVGKSSVTVNLAAALAAKGLSVGLLDADIYGHSVPRMMGVQDRPTQVDSMILPPVSHDVKVISIAMFTQGNTPVVWRGPMLHRALQQFLADVYWGDLDVLLLDLPPGTGDIAISVAQLIPGAEILVVTTPQMAAAEVAERAGAIAVQTRQRIVGVVENMSGLTLPDGTTMQLFGEGGGAQVAESLTRTVGAEVPLLGQVPLDPQLVSAGDTGVPLVLSGPDTAAGAALRGIADKLSSRKRGLAGMSLGLDPAGR
- a CDS encoding lytic transglycosylase domain-containing protein is translated as MHIGGDTADSADNAAPTTEFHALPGDGQPVDDVIEDYDVAVGDDSDAASEAEPGRRRQIAKALRRPLAGVAVVAPLVLMLAVGGSAPTRQTTVHNTATAGVTPLAAVTPTTPGPRNRAGMTVVASDQVPRALHMDPTTALSPPPASLVMAPGGLRIPPVVLNAYRTAEKIMATNAPGCGISWNLLAGIGRIESGHANSGATDARGTALTPILGPVLDGTLAGNEVIVQSISAGRVTYARALGPMQFLPGTWARYASDAIGDGKPDVQNVYDASLAAARYLCSGGLNLRDPSQVLTAILRYNNSMPYAQNVLGWAKAYVTGIAPVDLPPIVGPPPAIGDQHLDNPEGLGPGLPINAMGLPSDDPLAMTPALQMGRMGPLPGPAEPKQNCAVFCLQGGPAPSAVPIPAPDAPALDAPAPNPFGLPPFQLPPAPLAPAPAPVAPAPAGPGPIPVTAVGVGTPAAGPVGAAPGPTPGPAAVPAAPAPAGPLPAEAMGPPPPAFPVLP
- a CDS encoding beta-ketoacyl-ACP synthase III, whose protein sequence is MTHIHTRSGAQNVGLLSVAAYRPGRVVTNDEICETIDSSDEWIYSRTGIKNRRFAGPDESAVTMACEAGRRACAAAELSGSDIDAVIVATSTNFRNTPPCGPQVATEIGAQGIPAFDIAAGCAGFGYSLGVAADMIRAGSARRILVVGSEKLSDAIDMTDRSNAFIFADGAAAVVVGPTEEQGIGPTVAGSDGEQSSAIVQDLSWIDYTENPSGPRPFLRMEGQTVFRWAAFQMVDVGKRAIAAAGLTVDDIDVFIPHQANGRINELLTKGLGLNPETVVAQDIQDAGNTSAASIPLAMYTLLDTGEAKPGSVALLLGYGAGLAYAAQVIRLPG
- a CDS encoding acyl-ACP desaturase, with the translated sequence MDTQAAVLYELEPVVAQNLDRHLKMSREWFPHDYVPWSRGRDFAFLGGEDWQPEDSPLDPVAKTALTVNLLTEDNLPSYHREIATRFSRDGAWGTWIGQWTAEEGRHSIALRDYLVVTRGVDPVALERLRMEHTVAGYDAGDRSALSVLAYVLFQELATRVSHRNTGRASGCPLADQLLARIAADENLHMVFYRNLMAAALDIAPDDAMVAIRDEVINFAMPGLGMSDFAKNALTIAKAGIYDLRIHHDDVLVPVLRFWNIFERNDFGAVGERAREEMIGFLGMLDERARFYEEKRKLAATAG